In Streptococcus gallolyticus subsp. gallolyticus DSM 16831, the sequence CATTATAAAGCCCATCTTGAGCATCTGAAAAATCAACATCGCTCCAAGTTGAATCACCCGCCAAATCTTCTTTAACAAGTTCTCCAAACTCCGTTCCGTTAGTAGAAATAAATGTTGGCGGTACAAATAAATTACGAAGTGATTTCGATGCTGCTTCCTTACCTACACTTTGCGAATTATAAGCTGTTCTATCAAAAGCAAAGGTAATGGCTTGACGGAAATCTTTATTTAAAATTGCTTTATGTGTGTCCGTTTTTTGAGTATCATTTTCTTTTGAAGTAAATTCGTAAGCTTTACGATTCAAGTTAAAGGATACATAATAAGTCGTCTGATCTTGTGGTGCATAATAAATTTCGTCTTTATATTTTTTCTCAATAGCTTTATAACTTGACTTCGTTGGATAAAGACGTGCTTCACTATAGTTACCTTTATCAAAGTTTTTATAGAGTGATTCTGGATCAGAACCGTCACTATAAGTTAATTTCACCGCATCAAGTTTTACTTTATCTGCATCCCAATAATTTTCATTCTTTTCAAACTCTATGGAAGATTTAGAAGTGATTGATTTTACGATAAATGGTCCATTGTAAAGAATACTTGATGGATCCACAGAACCAAAGTCATCGCCTTTTGATTTCAAAAAGTCTGCATTAACAGGTTGCAAAATACCGTAGGTTGTTTTTGAATTCCAATAACTTTCTGGTTGGTTTAAAGTGTATTGAACAGTGTATTTATCAACTGCTTTGATACCGACTTCTGAGAAATCCTTTGTCGTTCCTTCAACATAATCATTCAAGCCTTTAATCGAATCTTGAACGATATACAAAGCATCAGACTTCTTATCAGCTGCGTGTTTTAGACCTGTTACAAAATCATCTGCTGTCACTTCGGCATATTCTTCACCATCAGAGGTGTACCACTTAATACCTTTGCGGAGTGTATAGGTATATGTCAACCCGTCCGCTGAAACTTTCCAATCTTTAGCAAGAGAAGGAATCAAATTACCATATTTATCATTCTCTAGTAAACCATCTATACCTTCGGTAGTTATATTAGATGTTGTAGCACGACCAGATACAGTATAATCAAGCGTATTAGGATCCGCAGTATATACGTAAGAATATGTCTTGCTTTCTGTTTTAGCAGAACTTGAATTTGAACACCCTTGCAAAGCCGCCAACGACACAAGAGTGACACCTGCTGCTACTAAATAACCCTTTTTCATAAATAACCTCTTTTCTTAAAACGTCCACAATCTCGTGTGACTAAATTTAAAACAACCTATAATAAAAAACAGCATCATTACCATGAATAGCCGAATCACCGATAAGTTATTTCATGAATAAAAGTATATATCTATTGTTATTCTTTGTAAAATAACTATTTTCTATCAAGTGATAAATAAAAACTATCGGCATCCTCATCTCATGAGCTGTTTTGAGCTAAATTGTTAGCCTTATTTCTTCTGTCAAAAATGACTTGCCACTACCTTTAACCATACAAGAACTCTCCTTTTCATAAAATTTTCTGACATTTCAGAATCGCAAAATAAGATATCTCCACACTAGAAAATCATATTTTATGAAAGATAATATAACACTATACTTTTATGTTGTAAAGTATTTTCGGTTAAAATTTCAGAATTTTCTGTTTTTATAACAAATCGTGTTATCCTGCAACAAGATAT encodes:
- a CDS encoding peptide ABC transporter substrate-binding protein — encoded protein: MKKGYLVAAGVTLVSLAALQGCSNSSSAKTESKTYSYVYTADPNTLDYTVSGRATTSNITTEGIDGLLENDKYGNLIPSLAKDWKVSADGLTYTYTLRKGIKWYTSDGEEYAEVTADDFVTGLKHAADKKSDALYIVQDSIKGLNDYVEGTTKDFSEVGIKAVDKYTVQYTLNQPESYWNSKTTYGILQPVNADFLKSKGDDFGSVDPSSILYNGPFIVKSITSKSSIEFEKNENYWDADKVKLDAVKLTYSDGSDPESLYKNFDKGNYSEARLYPTKSSYKAIEKKYKDEIYYAPQDQTTYYVSFNLNRKAYEFTSKENDTQKTDTHKAILNKDFRQAITFAFDRTAYNSQSVGKEAASKSLRNLFVPPTFISTNGTEFGELVKEDLAGDSTWSDVDFSDAQDGLYNVDKAKTSFEKAKAALEAEGVQFPIHIDIAADQTSDVAVQRVSSLKQSVEASLGTDNIIIDIQKESEDDYYRTGYYAESADQKDYDISDGSGWSPDYDDPSTYLDIFNSESGATSDNIGVDTNDADAKAEAEKAVGLDTYTELTKAAAAITDDLDARYKAYAKAQAWLTDNAIIIPTISLGATPKLSKVVPFTASYSVSGSKGGTYKYVEIQDEPVTTKQYEKALKKWEKAKEKSNKEYQEKLSEHIED